A section of the Rummeliibacillus pycnus genome encodes:
- the pyc gene encoding pyruvate carboxylase — MSINKILVANRGEIAIRVFRACTELNIHTVAIYSREDSGSFHRYKADEAYLVGDGKKPIDAYLDIEGILKIAKESGADAIHPGYGFLSENLEFAKRCEEEGIIFIGPTSKHLDMFGDKVKAREQAVAAGIPVIPGTDGPVESLEEVLAFGEEHQYPLMIKAALGGGGRGMRVVHNTEEAQEAYERAKSEAKAAFGSDEVYVEKCILHPKHIEVQILGDKEGNLVHLYERDCSIQRRHQKVVEIAPSNSISHELRERICNAAVQLMKNVNYINAGTVEFLVANDDFYFIEVNPRVQVEHTITEMVTGIDIVHAQINIANGYTLHGEVINIPEQSKIPLFGFAIQSRVTTEDPQNNFMPDTGKLMVYRSSGGFGVRLDAGNGFQGAVISPHYDSLLVKVSTWGNTFKEAAAKMDRNLQEFRIRGIKTNIPFLENVVRHPKFIDGKFDTSFIDSTPELFLFKPARDRGTKLLSYIGNVTINGFPGIEKKQKPIHPKPHKPQIERFQTIPAGTKRILDERGPEGLVKWIREQDDLLLTDTTMRDAHQSLLATRVRSYDMHEIADDTARIMENYFSLEMWGGATFDVAYRFLKEDPWERLIKLREQIPNVLFQMLLRGANAVGYKNYPDNLIKEFIQKSADAGIDVFRIFDSLNWIKGMEVAIDAARDAGKIAEAAICYTGDILDDSRAKYTVKYYKDMAKELEAAGAHILAIKDMAGLLKPEAAYRLISELKESTDLPIHLHSHDTSGNGIYLYAKAAEAGVDIVDTALGSMAGLTSQPSSNSLYYAMKGSERQVRANIDGLEKLSYYWEDVRKYYKDFESGMNSPHSEIYVHEMPGGQYSNLQQQAKGVGLGDRWEEVKKMYSRVNLLFGDIVKVTPSSKVVGDMALFMVQNELDEHSVLERGKTIDFPDSVIEFFQGYLGQPFGGFPEELQKVVLKDREPITVRPGELLEPVDLKEIRDTLFNKYNRPITSHEVLASALYPKVFEEYMETYSKFGDVSVLDTLTFLYGLKLGEEIEVEIEKGKTLIIKLVSIGEAQHDGTRVLYFELNGQPREIVIQDMTVEVAGERKPKADSSNANQIGATMPGTVLKVVVSPGSPVKRGEHLLITEAMKMETTVQAPKDGVIKKIFVDAGDAISTGDLLIEMES; from the coding sequence ATGTCGATTAATAAAATTCTAGTCGCCAACCGTGGCGAAATTGCAATTCGTGTTTTTCGAGCTTGTACAGAATTAAACATTCACACAGTGGCAATATATTCAAGGGAAGATAGCGGTTCATTTCACCGTTATAAAGCGGATGAAGCTTATCTTGTTGGGGATGGCAAGAAACCAATTGATGCATACCTAGATATTGAAGGAATTTTAAAAATCGCAAAAGAGTCAGGAGCAGATGCTATTCACCCTGGCTATGGTTTTTTATCAGAAAATTTAGAGTTTGCTAAACGCTGCGAAGAAGAAGGGATTATTTTCATCGGGCCTACATCTAAACATTTAGATATGTTTGGAGATAAAGTAAAGGCTAGAGAACAAGCTGTTGCAGCTGGTATACCAGTTATTCCTGGAACAGATGGTCCTGTTGAATCTCTAGAAGAAGTTTTAGCTTTTGGTGAAGAACATCAATATCCATTAATGATTAAAGCTGCTCTTGGCGGTGGTGGCCGCGGAATGCGTGTTGTACATAATACAGAAGAAGCACAAGAAGCTTATGAACGTGCAAAATCAGAAGCTAAGGCAGCATTTGGTTCAGATGAAGTGTATGTAGAAAAATGTATCCTTCATCCAAAACATATAGAAGTACAAATTTTAGGAGATAAAGAAGGCAATCTAGTTCATTTGTATGAACGTGATTGTTCAATTCAGCGTCGTCATCAAAAGGTAGTTGAAATTGCTCCATCCAATTCGATTTCACATGAATTGCGTGAAAGAATTTGTAATGCTGCTGTTCAATTAATGAAAAATGTTAATTATATTAATGCTGGTACAGTAGAATTTTTAGTTGCAAACGATGATTTTTACTTTATCGAGGTTAATCCACGCGTTCAAGTAGAACATACGATTACAGAAATGGTAACGGGTATCGATATTGTCCATGCACAGATTAATATCGCAAATGGATATACATTACATGGAGAAGTTATTAACATTCCTGAACAATCTAAAATTCCACTTTTCGGCTTTGCAATTCAATCTCGAGTAACGACTGAAGATCCACAAAATAATTTCATGCCGGATACTGGAAAGTTAATGGTGTATCGTTCAAGTGGTGGTTTTGGTGTTCGTTTGGATGCTGGTAATGGTTTCCAAGGAGCGGTGATATCTCCTCACTATGATTCTTTATTGGTCAAAGTATCTACTTGGGGAAATACGTTTAAAGAAGCAGCTGCGAAAATGGATCGAAATCTTCAAGAATTCCGTATCCGTGGTATTAAAACGAATATCCCATTCTTAGAAAATGTTGTAAGACATCCTAAGTTTATTGATGGAAAATTTGATACTAGTTTCATTGATTCTACTCCTGAATTATTTTTATTCAAACCCGCACGTGACCGTGGTACTAAGTTACTGAGCTATATTGGTAATGTAACGATTAATGGTTTTCCGGGTATTGAGAAAAAACAAAAGCCAATTCATCCAAAACCACATAAACCTCAGATTGAACGTTTCCAAACGATTCCTGCAGGTACCAAACGAATTTTGGATGAAAGAGGCCCTGAAGGTTTAGTGAAATGGATTCGAGAACAAGATGATTTGTTATTAACGGATACAACAATGCGTGATGCCCATCAATCATTGCTTGCAACACGTGTTCGTTCATATGATATGCATGAAATTGCAGATGACACTGCTCGAATTATGGAAAATTATTTCTCACTTGAAATGTGGGGAGGAGCAACTTTTGACGTTGCATATCGTTTCTTAAAAGAAGATCCATGGGAACGATTGATTAAGCTACGTGAACAAATACCAAATGTTTTATTCCAAATGTTATTACGTGGTGCAAACGCGGTTGGTTATAAAAACTACCCTGATAATTTGATTAAAGAATTTATTCAAAAATCTGCAGATGCTGGTATAGATGTATTCCGTATTTTCGACAGTTTAAACTGGATTAAAGGAATGGAAGTAGCAATTGATGCTGCAAGAGACGCAGGGAAAATTGCAGAAGCAGCAATTTGTTATACAGGTGATATCTTAGATGATTCAAGAGCAAAATATACTGTGAAATACTATAAAGATATGGCAAAAGAATTAGAAGCAGCTGGAGCTCATATTCTTGCTATTAAAGATATGGCTGGTTTATTGAAACCTGAGGCAGCCTATCGATTAATCTCTGAATTAAAAGAATCAACAGATTTACCAATTCACTTACACTCTCATGATACGAGTGGAAACGGTATTTATTTATATGCGAAAGCAGCTGAAGCAGGTGTAGATATCGTTGATACTGCCTTAGGTTCAATGGCAGGTTTAACTTCACAACCAAGTTCAAATAGTTTGTACTATGCAATGAAAGGTAGCGAACGTCAAGTTCGAGCAAATATCGATGGTTTAGAAAAACTTTCATATTACTGGGAAGATGTTCGTAAATACTATAAAGATTTTGAAAGTGGTATGAATAGTCCACATTCGGAAATTTATGTCCATGAAATGCCTGGTGGCCAATATAGTAACTTGCAACAGCAAGCAAAAGGCGTAGGGCTAGGAGATCGTTGGGAAGAAGTTAAGAAAATGTATTCTCGCGTAAACTTACTATTTGGCGATATCGTTAAAGTAACACCATCGTCTAAAGTTGTTGGTGATATGGCTTTATTTATGGTGCAAAATGAATTAGATGAGCATTCTGTATTAGAACGTGGAAAAACAATTGATTTTCCAGACTCAGTAATTGAATTCTTCCAAGGATACTTAGGTCAACCATTTGGAGGTTTCCCAGAAGAATTGCAAAAAGTCGTATTAAAAGATCGAGAACCAATTACAGTTAGACCTGGAGAATTATTAGAGCCAGTAGATTTAAAAGAAATCCGTGATACTTTATTCAACAAATATAATAGACCTATTACAAGTCATGAAGTTTTAGCTTCAGCATTATATCCAAAAGTATTTGAAGAATATATGGAGACTTATAGTAAATTTGGCGATGTTTCCGTTTTAGATACGCTAACTTTCTTATATGGTTTAAAACTTGGTGAAGAAATTGAAGTGGAAATTGAAAAAGGTAAAACGCTTATTATAAAACTAGTTTCTATTGGTGAGGCTCAACATGATGGTACACGTGTCCTTTATTTTGAACTAAATGGACAACCACGTGAAATCGTTATTCAAGATATGACAGTTGAAGTAGCTGGTGAACGAAAACCAAAAGCAGATTCATCTAATGCAAATCAAATTGGTGCGACAATGCCAGGTACTGTATTAAAAGTGGTTGTTTCTCCAGGTAGTCCAGTAAAACGTGGTGAACACTTGTTAATTACGGAAGCAATGAAAATGGAAACAACTGTACAAGCACCAAAAGATGGTGTTATCAAAAAAATCTTTGTAGATGCAGGCGATGCTATTTCTACTGGAGATTTACTGATTGAAATGGAATCT
- a CDS encoding FtsW/RodA/SpoVE family cell cycle protein, whose amino-acid sequence MKTYLKKYAKYFDYPLFFTYVLLCVFGLVMIYSASMFWAVHTLQTTPDFFYKKQLMNLTVAAVAFLIGFIIPYKRYKDRKMMMLIIATMLILLMSVFLFGYSPDNSGAKSWLNFGFANLQPSELTKLGMILYFAAFFAKKRETGKLDIINESIMPPLLVFGAAILFIGLEPDLGAIGLITMIVLSVMAASGMKFSTFSKIIGWLIGLAVVGLIGLFIFKDSFFTVRRMGRLRAYLDPFKDSDAFGYQIVNGYYAIGSGGVKGLGLGQSVQKMGYLPEPQTDFILAIISEELGTFGVAIVLFGLGYIVYKAMRIAIKAKDPMARMIAAGIGSWIGIQTFVNVGGLSGIIPLTGVPLPFISYGGTSIILLSLAMGILANVSMIVKKESQ is encoded by the coding sequence ATGAAAACTTATTTAAAAAAATATGCGAAGTATTTTGACTACCCTTTGTTTTTTACATATGTTTTATTATGCGTGTTTGGATTGGTCATGATTTATAGCGCAAGTATGTTTTGGGCTGTTCACACATTACAAACAACACCAGATTTCTTTTATAAAAAGCAACTGATGAATTTGACTGTTGCAGCTGTCGCCTTTTTAATAGGTTTTATAATTCCTTACAAACGTTATAAAGATCGAAAAATGATGATGTTGATTATTGCAACCATGCTTATTTTGTTAATGTCTGTTTTTTTGTTTGGTTATAGTCCAGATAATTCTGGTGCAAAAAGTTGGTTGAATTTTGGATTTGCAAATTTACAACCTTCTGAACTTACTAAGTTAGGAATGATACTTTATTTTGCAGCTTTCTTTGCAAAGAAAAGAGAAACTGGAAAATTAGATATAATTAATGAGTCAATAATGCCTCCGTTATTGGTTTTTGGTGCGGCTATTCTATTCATAGGATTAGAGCCGGATTTAGGGGCAATTGGTCTAATAACAATGATTGTATTATCCGTTATGGCTGCTAGTGGTATGAAATTCTCTACTTTTAGTAAGATTATTGGTTGGTTAATAGGTTTAGCAGTTGTCGGTTTAATCGGTCTGTTTATTTTCAAAGATTCATTCTTTACTGTACGTCGAATGGGAAGATTAAGAGCATATCTCGATCCATTTAAAGACTCTGATGCTTTTGGATATCAGATTGTAAATGGTTATTATGCAATTGGCTCAGGTGGCGTTAAAGGATTAGGATTAGGACAATCTGTACAGAAAATGGGCTATTTACCTGAACCACAAACAGACTTTATCTTGGCGATTATTTCAGAAGAGTTAGGAACATTTGGGGTAGCAATTGTATTATTTGGTCTGGGCTACATCGTATACAAGGCAATGCGTATTGCGATTAAAGCAAAAGATCCAATGGCACGTATGATTGCTGCAGGAATAGGCAGTTGGATTGGTATTCAAACTTTCGTCAATGTAGGAGGTTTAAGTGGTATTATTCCATTAACGGGTGTACCACTTCCGTTTATTAGTTATGGCGGAACATCGATAATTCTGTTATCTTTAGCTATGGGGATATTAGCAAATGTCTCCATGATTGTAAAAAAAGAGAGTCAATAG
- a CDS encoding YlaN family protein: MDTKSQSSYQEKALELLIADADKIAKLIRVQMEHLTMPQCPLYEEVLDTQMFGLSREIDFAVKLGLLEREKGRQILDSLEKELSALHDAFTEK; encoded by the coding sequence ATGGATACAAAATCACAAAGTTCGTATCAGGAGAAAGCATTGGAACTCCTAATTGCCGATGCGGATAAAATAGCAAAATTAATTAGGGTACAAATGGAACATTTGACAATGCCACAATGTCCATTGTACGAAGAAGTTTTAGATACGCAAATGTTTGGTTTATCTCGAGAAATCGACTTTGCAGTTAAACTAGGTTTGCTTGAACGTGAAAAGGGAAGACAAATTCTCGATTCACTGGAAAAAGAGTTGTCTGCATTGCATGATGCATTCACTGAGAAATAA